From Pseudomonadota bacterium, a single genomic window includes:
- the miaA gene encoding tRNA (adenosine(37)-N6)-dimethylallyltransferase MiaA, whose protein sequence is MTSAAASGRGADPLLVIVGPTAVGKSTLAVALASALDGEVVSADSMQVYRGFDIGTAKPTAAERAGVPHHLIDVVAPDQGFSAADFVAQAEVAVAAIRARGRLPIVVGGSGLYVRALLYGLFAAPAVDPALRAALRRVAQEQGSPALHERLRHVDPAAAAQIHAHDFVRISRALEVFEQTGQRISALRRAHGFATPRHAARLVGLDLEPAQLRERIATRADQMLARGWLEEVRALCAAGYAESHPLGGLGYRRLREHLEGRLDLEEAMRQTRRETWRFARRQRNWFAHESALRWFDAAAPPGAAQVSELLRG, encoded by the coding sequence GTGACCTCGGCTGCGGCGAGCGGCCGTGGCGCCGATCCGCTCCTGGTGATCGTCGGTCCGACCGCGGTGGGCAAGAGCACGCTGGCCGTTGCCTTGGCGTCGGCGCTCGATGGTGAGGTGGTCAGCGCTGATTCGATGCAGGTCTACCGCGGCTTCGACATCGGCACGGCGAAACCGACCGCGGCCGAGCGCGCCGGTGTGCCGCACCATCTGATCGACGTCGTGGCGCCGGACCAAGGCTTTTCGGCGGCGGATTTCGTCGCGCAGGCCGAGGTGGCCGTCGCGGCGATCCGCGCGCGCGGCCGACTGCCGATCGTCGTCGGCGGCAGCGGGCTCTATGTGCGTGCGCTGCTCTACGGCCTCTTCGCCGCGCCCGCCGTCGACCCGGCCTTGCGCGCGGCGCTCCGCCGTGTGGCGCAGGAGCAGGGGAGCCCAGCGCTCCACGAGCGTTTGCGACACGTCGACCCGGCGGCGGCCGCGCAGATCCACGCTCACGACTTCGTCCGCATTTCGCGGGCGCTCGAGGTCTTCGAGCAGACCGGTCAGCGCATCTCCGCGCTGCGGCGCGCCCATGGCTTCGCTACGCCGCGTCATGCTGCGCGGCTCGTCGGCCTCGACCTGGAGCCGGCGCAGCTCCGGGAGCGGATCGCCACGCGCGCGGACCAGATGCTCGCGCGCGGCTGGCTCGAGGAGGTGCGCGCCCTCTGCGCCGCGGGCTATGCCGAGAGCCATCCGCTCGGCGGTCTGGGCTACCGGCGGCTGCGGGAACACCTCGAAGGCCGGCTTGACTTGGAAGAGGCCATGCGCCAGACCAGGCGCGAGACCTGGCGCTTCGCCCGGCGTCAGCGCAACTGGTTCGCGCACGAGTCGGCGCTGCGCTGGTTCGACGCTGCGGCCCCACCGGGGGCGGCGCAAGTGAGTGAGCTCTTGCGCGGATGA
- a CDS encoding acetyl-CoA carboxylase carboxyltransferase subunit alpha, translated as MNAAVLDFERDVVELEQKIEGLKRLAPVGQDVAAEIVRLEARAQQLLRQTFAELSAWQVVQLSRHPARPYTLDYAELLLTDFFELRGDRLYGDDPAIVGGLGRLDGRPVTLLGHQKGRSTRDNVRRNFGMPRPEGYRKAKRLMELAGRFRRPVITLIDTPGAFPGIDAEERGQAEAIARNLELMIELPVPIVAVVIGEGGSGGALALGVADRILMLEHSVYSVISPEGCASILWKDSAAVPRAAEVLRLRAEDVLGLGVADEVIPEPLGGAHRAPRAMAEALGAALRRQLGELIALPLAELLERRYAKYRRMGAFLER; from the coding sequence ATGAATGCCGCAGTGCTGGACTTCGAGCGCGACGTGGTCGAGCTCGAGCAGAAGATCGAGGGGCTGAAGCGCTTGGCGCCCGTGGGCCAGGACGTCGCCGCCGAGATCGTGCGGCTGGAGGCGCGCGCCCAGCAGCTGCTGCGCCAGACCTTCGCTGAGCTGAGTGCTTGGCAGGTGGTGCAGCTCAGTCGGCATCCGGCGCGGCCCTATACGCTGGACTACGCCGAGCTGTTGCTGACGGACTTCTTCGAGCTGCGCGGCGACAGGCTCTACGGCGACGATCCCGCGATCGTCGGTGGGCTGGGTCGCCTCGACGGCCGGCCGGTGACGCTCCTTGGTCACCAGAAGGGGCGCAGCACGCGTGACAACGTGCGACGCAACTTTGGCATGCCGCGGCCGGAGGGCTATCGCAAGGCCAAGCGGCTGATGGAGCTGGCGGGCCGCTTTCGGCGGCCGGTCATTACCCTGATCGACACGCCGGGCGCCTTTCCCGGGATCGACGCCGAGGAGCGCGGCCAGGCCGAGGCGATCGCCCGCAACCTCGAGCTGATGATCGAGCTGCCGGTGCCGATCGTCGCGGTGGTGATCGGTGAGGGCGGCTCCGGAGGGGCGCTCGCGCTCGGCGTCGCCGACCGCATCTTGATGCTCGAGCACTCGGTCTACTCGGTGATCTCGCCGGAAGGGTGCGCCTCGATTCTCTGGAAGGATAGCGCTGCCGTGCCGCGGGCGGCCGAGGTGCTGCGCTTGCGCGCCGAGGACGTCCTCGGGCTGGGAGTCGCCGATGAGGTGATCCCTGAGCCGCTCGGCGGCGCTCATCGCGCGCCGCGTGCGATGGCCGAGGCCTTGGGCGCGGCGCTGCGGCGCCAGCTCGGCGAGCTGATCGCCTTGCCGCTGGCCGAGTTGCTGGAGCGGCGCTACGCGAAGTATCGCCGCATGGGAGCGTTCCTCGAGCGTTGA
- a CDS encoding rhomboid family intramembrane serine protease, which translates to MGSICAVLLWSIVAVLGLSIVVLWRRRGGGALGFLAMLGANLLLALLALRSESPGGPLCVLAIGVFCAIVVAPSMLVALVRVACRQERFVLAHALVGVRQLLQPGLGLERERQLVEGLALASRGRGTLALQRARARLARCAPEQPERLAQIEQLMALFFFDRQPAQAVALFEAEGGPALARRSPSLCISAVRAYGEVGNFEAAARYLWLLEMGATVAGEVDAAGGLLNASRLQFLAHLGRVDEVERLVEVPGFALTLGAARRQLWRALALGRAGRGEEARQLWGVLARQRRDRVARAVALRRLDQPDPVLAPATLEEGLGRLVALVMQRALAHRVLPQTDGPIWQVAPAAVVMLLALVGVYAAQRGLAALPRWADEGWLLLRCGANFPPLSLGAQPWRLLANAFLHGGPYHLHLLFNAYALYLLGRMTEPMYGWRRWLPIYVLSAFGGSLASAALGRAVLSVGASGAISGLLGAAVAALLRLRGHVPERWRSRLFVNLLVVIGMQLVIGLQVELIDNAAHLGGLATGALAGWFAAPQVVRPDSGWRRHVASVASALALAACVLAGTMALLQGERDCPRPARHDLSAAGITLRLPTHWEISREEGRLALQDPLLTAAPTLQQVVSPQWLGAKGGAAATREALVTVYRQLNERTREQRQVRALTLVDAVPRRVGPGLWRGVVRVLAGPHELAQSTYFRLEGGRLHVLLARLPVEREAIYQPLIDEVVASVHLSGG; encoded by the coding sequence TTGGGGTCCATCTGCGCCGTTCTGCTCTGGAGTATCGTGGCCGTCCTCGGCCTCAGCATCGTGGTGCTCTGGCGCCGCCGTGGTGGTGGTGCCCTCGGCTTCCTCGCCATGCTGGGCGCCAACCTGCTGCTGGCGCTGCTGGCGCTGCGTAGCGAGTCCCCGGGTGGGCCGCTCTGCGTGCTGGCGATCGGCGTCTTCTGCGCGATCGTCGTCGCGCCATCGATGCTGGTCGCACTCGTCCGTGTCGCCTGTCGTCAGGAGCGTTTCGTGCTGGCGCACGCCCTGGTGGGGGTGCGCCAGCTCCTGCAGCCCGGACTCGGCCTGGAGCGCGAGCGGCAGCTCGTCGAAGGCCTAGCCCTGGCGAGTCGCGGGCGCGGGACTTTGGCGCTGCAGCGGGCGCGGGCGCGCTTGGCGCGCTGCGCACCGGAGCAGCCCGAGCGCTTGGCGCAGATCGAGCAGCTGATGGCGCTCTTCTTCTTTGATCGGCAACCGGCGCAGGCTGTGGCGCTCTTCGAGGCGGAGGGCGGCCCGGCGCTGGCCCGACGCTCGCCCTCGCTCTGTATCAGCGCCGTTCGCGCCTACGGGGAAGTGGGAAACTTCGAGGCGGCCGCGCGCTACCTCTGGCTGCTCGAGATGGGCGCCACCGTCGCCGGCGAGGTCGATGCGGCGGGGGGGCTGCTCAACGCCTCGCGCTTGCAGTTCCTCGCGCACCTCGGGCGCGTGGACGAGGTCGAGCGCCTGGTCGAGGTGCCGGGGTTCGCCCTGACGCTCGGTGCGGCGCGGCGGCAGCTCTGGCGGGCCCTGGCTCTCGGGCGGGCGGGCCGCGGCGAGGAAGCGCGGCAGCTCTGGGGCGTGCTGGCGCGACAGCGCAGGGATCGCGTCGCGCGCGCGGTCGCGCTGCGGCGCCTGGATCAGCCGGATCCCGTGCTGGCGCCAGCGACGTTGGAGGAGGGGTTGGGGCGGCTGGTGGCGCTGGTGATGCAGCGCGCGCTCGCGCATCGCGTGTTGCCGCAGACCGACGGGCCGATCTGGCAGGTGGCGCCGGCGGCGGTGGTCATGCTGCTGGCGCTGGTCGGCGTCTACGCCGCGCAGCGTGGCCTCGCGGCGCTGCCGCGCTGGGCCGACGAAGGCTGGTTGTTGCTGCGCTGCGGCGCCAACTTCCCTCCCTTGTCGCTCGGGGCTCAGCCCTGGCGCCTGCTGGCCAACGCCTTTCTCCATGGCGGCCCCTACCACCTGCACCTGCTCTTCAACGCCTATGCGCTCTATCTGCTCGGTCGCATGACCGAGCCGATGTACGGCTGGCGCCGCTGGCTGCCGATCTACGTGCTCTCGGCGTTTGGGGGCTCCCTGGCCAGCGCGGCGCTCGGTCGCGCGGTGCTCTCGGTGGGCGCGTCGGGTGCCATCTCCGGGCTCTTGGGCGCCGCCGTGGCGGCGCTCCTTAGGCTGCGCGGTCACGTCCCCGAGCGCTGGCGCTCGCGGCTCTTTGTCAACCTGCTGGTGGTAATCGGTATGCAGCTCGTGATCGGGCTCCAGGTCGAGCTGATCGACAACGCCGCGCACCTCGGCGGGCTGGCGACGGGCGCGCTGGCGGGCTGGTTCGCGGCGCCCCAGGTCGTGCGACCGGATAGCGGCTGGCGGCGGCACGTCGCTAGCGTCGCCAGCGCGCTCGCGCTGGCTGCCTGTGTCCTGGCCGGGACGATGGCGCTGCTCCAGGGCGAGCGCGATTGTCCACGACCTGCGCGGCACGATCTCTCGGCGGCGGGGATCACGCTGCGCCTCCCGACCCATTGGGAGATCAGCCGCGAGGAGGGCCGGTTGGCCTTGCAGGATCCGCTGCTGACGGCCGCGCCGACCTTGCAGCAGGTCGTCTCCCCACAATGGCTCGGTGCGAAGGGCGGCGCGGCGGCCACGCGCGAGGCCCTGGTGACGGTTTACCGCCAGCTCAACGAGCGTACGCGCGAGCAGCGCCAGGTTCGCGCCCTGACGCTCGTCGATGCGGTACCGCGACGCGTCGGGCCGGGGCTTTGGCGTGGGGTCGTGCGGGTCTTGGCGGGACCGCATGAGCTGGCGCAGTCGACGTATTTTCGGCTCGAGGGCGGGCGGCTCCACGTCCTGCTGGCCCGGCTGCCCGTGGAGCGCGAGGCGATCTACCAACCGCTGATCGACGAGGTCGTGGCCAGCGTCCACCTCTCGGGTGGCTAG